The following proteins come from a genomic window of Verrucomicrobium sp.:
- a CDS encoding M55 family metallopeptidase translates to MSSPRFVIRCDMEGVAGIVSYAQVEPGHREYEEGRAYFMEEILALVEGLKEGGAGEILIYDEHWFGRNLRLDRLPEGVVACCGKPPYREDWAGGLRAGDAGLILHGLHSKLGTGQVLHHTYEPDIKAITLNGIPVGEIGVEAAIAGDFGVPTVLMTGDSGGAEEARALIPGIATVEVKESQSPDGAACLPLAVAAARIREAARRAVKDASSVKPFKVSGPVTMEIDFNDGPYLKALRACADLAGPAHLVLEGDSVIQLWARYWKLKLKAQEVVRAGKV, encoded by the coding sequence ATGAGTTCCCCCCGTTTTGTCATCCGGTGCGACATGGAAGGTGTCGCCGGAATCGTCAGTTATGCCCAGGTTGAGCCCGGCCACCGGGAGTATGAAGAGGGCCGGGCCTATTTCATGGAAGAGATCCTCGCGCTGGTCGAAGGCCTCAAGGAGGGCGGCGCGGGGGAAATCCTGATCTATGACGAGCATTGGTTCGGCCGCAATCTGCGGCTCGACCGCCTGCCGGAAGGCGTCGTCGCCTGCTGCGGCAAGCCCCCCTACCGGGAGGACTGGGCGGGCGGCCTCCGCGCCGGGGATGCCGGGCTCATCCTGCACGGCCTCCATTCGAAGCTCGGCACCGGCCAGGTTCTCCACCACACCTACGAGCCGGACATCAAGGCGATCACCCTCAACGGCATCCCCGTTGGCGAGATCGGCGTGGAGGCGGCCATCGCGGGTGACTTCGGCGTGCCCACCGTCCTCATGACGGGCGACTCCGGCGGGGCGGAGGAAGCCCGCGCCCTCATTCCCGGCATCGCCACGGTGGAGGTGAAGGAGTCCCAGTCCCCGGACGGCGCGGCCTGCCTGCCCCTGGCCGTCGCGGCCGCCCGCATCCGGGAAGCCGCGCGCCGCGCGGTGAAGGACGCCTCCTCCGTGAAGCCCTTCAAAGTCTCCGGCCCGGTGACGATGGAGATCGATTTCAACGACGGCCCCTACCTTAAGGCCTTGCGCGCCTGCGCCGACCTGGCCGGTCCCGCCCACTTGGTCCTGGAAGGCGATTCCGTCATCCAGCTCTGGGCCCGCTACTGGAAGCTCAAACTCAAAGCCCAGGAGGTCGTCCGTGCCGGAAAGGTCTAA
- a CDS encoding aldolase/citrate lyase family protein, translating into MPERSKAPAPFDVAAALRARQVTYGSWIQLASPGVAEILANAGYDWIGLDCEHTAADIATVEAVARAVYGRGSSLLVRVSRCDTVEIRKCLDVGAHGVIVPLVETVEEAERAVAAAKYPPRGVRGFCFGRMNNWGVDFDSYVKEANDRVAVVLMIESKTGVENVEKIAAVPGVDGLFIGPYDLSGSYGVPGETGHPLVQEARLRVVEAARKAGISSGQHLVRSTPEIREKAVADGLTFICLDGDIIFLEQAARTTLQTTEKK; encoded by the coding sequence GTGCCGGAAAGGTCTAAAGCTCCCGCTCCCTTCGACGTCGCCGCGGCGCTGCGCGCGCGGCAGGTGACCTACGGCTCCTGGATCCAGCTGGCCTCCCCGGGAGTGGCCGAGATCCTGGCCAACGCCGGGTACGACTGGATCGGCCTGGACTGCGAGCACACCGCCGCCGACATCGCCACGGTGGAGGCGGTCGCCCGCGCCGTCTATGGGCGCGGCTCCTCCCTCCTGGTCCGCGTCAGCCGGTGCGACACGGTGGAGATCCGCAAGTGCCTGGACGTCGGCGCCCACGGCGTCATCGTCCCCCTGGTGGAGACGGTGGAGGAGGCGGAGCGCGCCGTCGCCGCCGCCAAGTATCCCCCCCGGGGCGTGCGCGGCTTCTGCTTCGGCCGGATGAACAACTGGGGCGTCGACTTCGATTCCTACGTGAAGGAGGCCAACGACCGCGTGGCCGTCGTCCTCATGATCGAGTCGAAGACCGGCGTGGAGAACGTGGAGAAGATCGCCGCCGTCCCCGGCGTCGACGGCCTCTTCATCGGGCCCTACGACTTGAGCGGCTCCTACGGCGTGCCGGGAGAAACCGGCCACCCCCTCGTCCAGGAGGCGCGGCTGCGCGTCGTGGAGGCGGCCCGCAAGGCGGGCATCTCCTCCGGCCAGCACCTCGTCCGCTCCACGCCGGAGATCCGGGAAAAGGCCGTCGCCGACGGCCTGACGTTTATTTGCCTGGACGGCGACATCATCTTTCTGGAACAAGCCGCCCGCACCACCCTGCAAACCACGGAGAAAAAATGA
- a CDS encoding sugar phosphate isomerase/epimerase produces the protein MKESLRDYARLGLVHHMLYGKSLADSAEHARTLQDFARRADIETLDCCLPYGPLREPTAKVIRESGKVRNVFATHHFPLRKISFCSTLPADQAQARLIAADMVDQAALMGATGFIFASGGPRPREAKPENYQAFVEFCRWLCAKLKPHGIKALLEPFDMEVDKCFLMGTTKKCMEILDEVGADNIGIELDVAHLPIMGEDIAEAIRTVAPRLDRVHLGNAMLKDKSDPFYGDNHPPIGYPGGEIDVPELVVALQALLEVGFLSRENRGDVVLELNPFPGKTVDESVADNFARVQAAWAQVQPLVAA, from the coding sequence ATGAAAGAATCCCTGCGCGATTACGCCCGTCTGGGCCTCGTCCACCACATGCTTTACGGAAAGTCCCTGGCCGACTCTGCCGAGCACGCCCGCACCCTCCAGGACTTTGCCCGCCGGGCCGATATCGAGACCCTAGACTGCTGTCTGCCTTACGGCCCTCTGCGGGAGCCGACGGCCAAGGTCATCCGGGAAAGCGGCAAGGTGCGCAACGTCTTCGCCACCCACCATTTCCCCCTGCGGAAGATCTCCTTCTGCTCCACCCTGCCGGCCGACCAGGCCCAGGCCCGCCTGATCGCCGCCGACATGGTGGACCAGGCCGCTCTCATGGGCGCCACCGGCTTCATCTTCGCCTCCGGCGGTCCCCGCCCGCGCGAGGCCAAGCCGGAGAACTACCAGGCCTTCGTCGAATTCTGCCGCTGGCTCTGCGCCAAGCTGAAGCCGCACGGCATCAAGGCCCTCCTGGAGCCCTTCGACATGGAGGTCGACAAGTGCTTCCTCATGGGCACGACCAAGAAGTGCATGGAGATCCTCGACGAGGTCGGCGCGGACAACATCGGCATCGAGCTGGACGTCGCCCACCTCCCCATCATGGGCGAAGACATCGCCGAGGCGATCCGCACCGTGGCCCCGCGCCTGGACCGCGTCCACCTGGGCAACGCCATGCTCAAGGACAAGAGCGACCCCTTCTACGGGGACAACCATCCGCCCATCGGCTATCCCGGAGGGGAAATCGACGTGCCGGAACTGGTCGTCGCCCTGCAGGCGCTGCTGGAGGTCGGCTTCCTCAGCCGCGAGAACCGCGGCGACGTCGTCCTAGAACTCAACCCGTTCCCGGGGAAGACGGTCGACGAGTCGGTCGCCGACAACTTTGCCCGCGTCCAGGCGGCCTGGGCCCAGGTCCAGCCGCTCGTCGCCGCCTAG
- a CDS encoding type II secretion system protein, with translation MPRRGFSLIELLVVLAIVAIVAAFSVAALSAQSRAGEIRRNLVTVSGLLDLARQTAVARHTYAYFGMTSPAQAAATHPSAHETPVYLAVFVSNDGSDVLGAGGSLNDQGGPQAEVSLLRKVESLKNVFLDTVLGARNPLVTRLRPPVGSGAALTSSWTLQTSTRVNNAPLSFDRIIKFTPAGAARVSQVPIEVIDLILTPVRGGEQPTEADREISSVIRLSGLTGNVSVYQP, from the coding sequence TTGCCCAGGCGGGGTTTCTCCCTGATCGAGCTGCTCGTCGTCCTGGCGATCGTCGCGATCGTCGCGGCATTCAGCGTGGCGGCTCTTTCCGCCCAAAGCCGGGCGGGGGAAATCCGGCGCAACTTGGTCACCGTCTCCGGCCTCCTCGACCTGGCCCGGCAGACGGCGGTGGCCCGCCACACCTACGCCTACTTCGGCATGACCAGCCCGGCCCAGGCGGCGGCCACCCATCCCTCCGCGCATGAGACGCCGGTCTACCTGGCCGTCTTCGTTTCCAACGACGGCTCGGACGTCCTGGGGGCGGGAGGCAGCCTGAACGACCAGGGCGGCCCCCAGGCGGAAGTCTCCCTCCTGCGCAAGGTGGAGTCCCTTAAGAACGTCTTCCTGGACACCGTGCTGGGCGCGCGCAACCCCCTGGTTACGCGCCTCCGCCCTCCTGTGGGCAGCGGCGCCGCGCTGACCTCCTCCTGGACGCTGCAGACCTCCACGCGGGTGAACAACGCGCCCCTCTCGTTTGACAGGATCATCAAATTCACCCCCGCCGGAGCGGCCCGCGTCAGCCAGGTCCCTATCGAGGTCATTGATTTGATTCTCACCCCCGTGCGCGGCGGCGAGCAGCCGACGGAAGCCGACCGCGAGATTTCCTCCGTCATCCGCCTGAGCGGGTTGACGGGGAACGTCTCCGTTTATCAGCCCTAG